The genomic region GTAGGGCAGGTTCGGGTGGGGAGCTGCGCCCCCTCGATGGGACTGGTGCAGCTGAATGGTTCGCGGTGTCTACGTGGCTTGTGTGAGGCCGGTTATTGAACCATAAGCCCATCCCCCTTGCCAAGGCTGATGGCCTCCGTGCCCTGCTCTCAGCACCTGCACACGGGCATGCTGGTCTGAGAGGGGCTGCACCTGCCCAGTAGCCCCGAGGTCAGGAGCAGGCCCCATGCCCGGGGGATGCTCACCGCAGCTGCAGGAGGCTGGGCGTGCTACAGCGGATGGTACTGCTCAGCTGGTCCAGCGTGTAGTAGAGAGGCACATCCGGGAGCTCCTGCGAGTGCCAACAGGGTGGATATGGGGCAGACGTTGGAAGGATGGACAGGTATAGGCGGGGAACCCCCATCCGCACCCCGGCCTGGCCCCCACCTCAGTGATGACGCTCAGGACCCCTCGGATCCGCTCTGTGGTGTGGAAGCGGCCGGGGTTGGTGCTCACAGCCTCTAGGACACGCCCCACGAAGTCCAGGTCATGGATGGGCTCTGCCCACAGGGGACCGCCAAGCTACAGACACACAGCAGCCGGAGGGGAGGGGTCAAGACAGCCACGACCCCAGTGCCCCCCTTgtttcccctgccctgcctcaccTGGTGTCGCTGCCCACAGTGCTCACACTCGGGGGCAACAGGGGGACCGCAGGCTGCAGAGAACTTGACCCTGCAGAGAGCGGAGTGGTTGGCAGGCAGTGACCCTGGGATGCCCCGTCTTCACCTTCCTACCCGGCTCCCTCTTGCTCACCGGCCCCCAGAGGCTCCTGACGCTTTGCCAAGGCGCTGAAGGTGGAAGGTCCCGCAGCCCACGCACTGGAACACGAGTGCCTGCTTGCTGTTGGGGAGCAGGGGCACCCCTAAGTTCCCAGCATGATCACCACACCCCGACGCCTCCCTCAGGCTAACTTCATCCCCATCACACCCCCTTTTTTGGGGCGGGAGCATGACCCCCCCCATACCCTAAAATGTCCTGTTGCCTTCTTCCATCCATCACTCTTCCTTGCCCCAGACTAACCTGGCTGAGGCTTTGACCTTGGCCTGGCCAGTGAAGACACGGACAAAAACACGCACATAGAAGTCAGCACTGACACTGAGCAGCGGCACCACGAAGCGTTGGTAGCAGTTGGCTCGGAGGTCCAAGCTGTGCAGGACGATCCTcagggcctggggggtgggaAATGGGCTTTGGCCATCAGCTGCGCCCCCACCATGGCCTCCCCGCTACCCTGGAGGCTCACGACCCCCTCAGGCCCAAGCCCAGTCCCCCATGTCCTGGCGGCATGACCCTTGCCAAGGGAATGTCTCAGTTGCTTCATCTACGAAATCGGGACAGTCTGTGTCTCTTTAGGGCCCTTTTGGTACCACACAATTAAGGGATGCTCGGGCCCCTGAGCCCAGTGTATTCTGATTATCATTGACCGCGCGGGCCCTGAGCTGTACGATGTGCTCCAAAGACCAGTGTTCCAGCTTCCCAGACTGACCTGATGACAGAACCCTTAAGGAACAAAGACAAGACATCCTCCTTTCCAGCCCATGGCCACCCACGGGCAGCCCCTGCCTTCTCGAATCCCCGCGCCAACCCATCACCCACCATCATGCTCATTGCACAGATGCAAAAACCGAGGCCCGGAAAGAGGGGATTAGTTGTCCAAAGACACCGGCAAAGTTAGGATGTGAGCCCAAAGCCAGACCCAGACCTGAAAACTGCCTTAAAAAGCAATTTTGGAAAATTGTTAAAAACAGACGATACTGGGGGGAAAATATGACCGAAGCACCGGTTCCTACCCCAGGCAACACCCCAGCCCCCCAAGATGACCAGAACTGGCAGCCCTGGCTCTTTAGGGCTGCACTGGTTGTAGACATGCGTGTCATCCATGCCTTGGGACCTATCGGGAGGAAGCTAAGCGGCTGCAGGGGGTGGCAAAGGCCGGGGAGCGCCCTCACCATCTCGTGGCAGGCGCGACTCTTGAGGGCCATGGCCCCATACTTGCTGTAGCACGTCTCCCCGCTGTTGCCCGCCAGCACTGCCATGTCCGTGCACGTCACGCACAGCAGCCCTGCGAGGGGGGCCCGAGCCGTGAGGACTCTTGCGGCACCTAGAGCCAGGCTCTCCACCCCTGCAGCAGCGTGGCCTCACCTCCTTCACTCACGGCCTGCACGGCAGCATCCAAGAAGGGGGCAGGGCTGCCGTAGGGGTCCAGGTCGATGACATCAAACCGCTCTGATGCCTTCTGGTGCTGGTACATCAGCATCCTGGGAGCGAGAAGGCCAGGTCCTCAGCACCCTGCCCCAGGGACCTGCTCGGTCCCCTACGCGTATTCTCCCACTCGGTGTGACCGTTCCGGCCCGGACCGAGGGGCCAGCTGCCTCTGTTCAGATCCTGGCTGGCCCATTTGCTAACTTCATGACTCTTCCTCCTTGGGCCTTGGTGGACTCCTGTGTAGCAGTGGCAGTAAGGCCAGCCAGCCGCGTTTCAAGCAGCTTATAGCTCTATTAACTCATGTAATCAAATATGGATTTGGAATGATAGCTCCCTTTGTAAGTGACCAAAGACAAACTCTCCCATCTTGTGGAGCCTGAAACTGTAGCCTACCCACCATCTTCCTCCAGCCGGGCCcagggaagagaaaagcagactccccgctgagcagggagcccgaggcaaggctctttccccaaaccctgggatccAGAGGCCCCGCACTTAACACTTAATTGACCTAGCCAACCAAGGCGACCCTCCTATCAGCTTTCAATACAACCAGGAAAGCAAATGATTTTCATAgcaaagacttttttgttttctgtaaagggtcagatagtaaacATTTGAGGCTTTGTGGGCTGCAACTGGTACCCTTTTTAaccctttaaaaatgcaaaatcattCTTAGCTGGTGGGCTCTATAAAAACCTGGCCCCACAGCCGGTTGTTTGAAGGGCCCCAGAATTAGAATATGAATGCCCCAAGGTCAGGGATTTTGTCCGTCTTGTTTCCTGCTGCCTGGCACAGGGTGGACCGGATATCTGCGCCTGCACTGGTGCCCGTAGTGCGTCTGAATGAGTAGAAATACCAGAGGTTGGGAGTCTAAATCGGCAACCATGATGCCACACTTCTGGCTACacagcattatctcatttaatcaacACAGCATTAGTATTACAACTCCTGTAATACTAACGTTCTCATTTTCCAGACtgggaaactggggctcagagagactAAGGCACCCTCCCGAGGTCACACAGGAAGAATATGACAGACTTAGGATTTGAGACCAGGCAGCCTTGTTCTAGCATGCACCTGCCAGCCATCAGGCTCAGCTGCCCCAAACCTACCGGGCGTCTGCCTGCCTGGGATGCACCAGGTGGGCCACACCGTTGAGCTGCACGTTGCGGCGTATGAGATCCACGGCTCGGGCAGAGGCATCGTTGGCAACCACAGACTGGAGCCCAGGCACCTCTCGTGCAAAACGAATGGAACGGAGGCCCGAGGCTGCCAGACCCTCCAGCACTCGAAGGCCTTCCTGTTGGAGTAACCAGGAAGCCCCGCTCACATGGATCCCTCCATCCTCCGCTGGGCCCCAAGGAGCCCCCACCACCCACTTCCTACAGCTCTTCCGCCACAGGAGCCTTCCTTGCTCCGTTACTGGAGGACTCTGGGGGTGCCACCTCCTGTGCTCAGGCCCCACCTCACAGATCTCCCCCACGGCAGCTGTTCGAGGTTGGTCTCCTGGGGCCAGGTTTGCACCCTCTTTCAGTTCAGCGttttcctcctcttgctctgaCAAGTCCACGACCACCTTTTGCACGTCCTTCTCACCTGGCACCTTGACTGCAGCCACCCAGAAGCACAAGTCAGGGGATAGTGAAGCTCTCCCTGAGAAAGCTCCCCCTATTTCTCAGGAAACAGAAGATTCAGGGAAGAAAATCTTTCTCAAAGCCCCTGGGGAAAGCCTGAAGGAAACGAGGCCAGGGCCTGCTGTGTGGCTGGAGCATTTCAGGACTTTAAGGGAAAGGAGGCGGGGCAGGGAGAAAGCTCGGCGTGACCCCCGCCCACCAGGAGACTGGACCTCGACTCACTCTGGATTCCTTTGGCCGCAAGCTGAACGCGAGCGAACTCGGTGATCACAGCACATCTGCAGGAGATGGAGGGTTAGCTCACAATCCCCTCATCCTTCCAGTTCCACTGCCCTCTGCCAAGCTGACCCCAGGCCCTTGCTCACGTCAGGTCCCGGTTAAACTCCTGCACTGGGTTGTAGAAGACTTCGTTGGCGCTGGGGAAGGCTATCTTGGCGGCCCCCTCGGTGACCGTGGTCTCCTGAGCCTCGGATGCGCACTCTTCTCCGCAGGGCTCGGTCCCGTTCTCCATTTCGCCCGGATTCCGTAGCCCTTGCGTCTGTTCCTCCATAAACCGGGCTCTATAGAGATTGCAGGCGGGGCGAAGAGTCAATCTTAGCCACAGAACGATTCTCGCACGGGACATCCGCGGAAGCCTCTGCCCGCCAAGCCTGtctcgggggggtgggggagggcacaggAAGAGCATCAGAGAGCCGTGTCCGCGAGCCAGGTGGCCTATACATCGATAAAGTTTCAGAAGACCCTGCGGCCTCGGTAAGGTGACACCACACCCCATTTTCGGGAGACCGGCCTCTGAGAAGCCAGAAGCCTTCGAGCTGGCCCAACCCCGACCTGTATCCTTCCCCGCGTCGCCCACGCCTTTCTCACCCTCTCTCGAGGTCCAGAGGACCGAATTAGTCCGGGTGCACGTTTCCCGGATTAGGACCTGGGCGTCGCCATGTTGGCACAGTGGGAGGGCAGGTCATATGATAGATGTTAGCCAATCAGTGATGCTACCTACAGTGGGTGGCCGGGATCAAAATGCACGGCGGAACGCTCGGAAAGTAGTGTGGATAACCTCAATCACTTCGGCACCCCCGGGAGGGGACGCATCATTCgccccattttacggatgaggaagGTGAGGCTCAGAAAGGGGGCGGTAAGCGGAGAAATTCACCTACTGATCGGCTTCTGTGTATTGAGTGCTGTGAGCACATTATTTCAGGGCACTCTGCGGGAACAATTAAGGCTTTCACTGAAGCTAGATTtactgagtttgaatcccagtcCTACCACATGGTCTTGggaagttacttaaactctctgggcctcactttcctTACCTGCTAAATAAGAATGCTAGCTTCCAATATAGAGCAAAGATCAAACTACAGAATGCCTGGAAACTGTGCAAAGCAGCCCCTCTTACGTAGTAACCGCTGGGTAGGTTCTAACTGATGTAGGAGGAGAGCGTAGTGGTCTGCACTGCCTGGGTCTCTCAGTCCCAGCTCGCCTCACAACTTGTTCTTATCCCTCTCTATGCTTAAGTTTGCCGATTTGCAAAATGGACAGAAGTTTTTAACGTTCGCTACTGGGGGGTGGTTGTGAGTTTTAAACGAGTTAGTGCAGGTTAAATGCCTAGAACGGAATCTGGCTTGGCATATACATAAAATCGTTAACTTTTATTGTCGATTCTGGAGCCGGAGTTTGATTCCTGACACATGCCACCAGGTACCTACTGGTGATCTTGAGCAGgtctttttcatctctgtgcctccctttctataaagtgtgtgtgtgtaatgattTCGACTTAAAAATGTTGGTGTTAAGTTTAAACGAGGTAATTCCCATAAAGAGTCTAAAACGGTGCCTGGCACAGTAAGTAGAATTCATTGTTGTTTTCGTTTTACAGGAAATGAATGTTCCGAAAAGCAGAGAGACTTGTCCAGGGTCGCGGAAGTAGAAAGTGGCAGGGTCGGGAGTCGAACTCTCCTGCAAAGCCAAGGTACTCGCGGAAACCATGAAGGGCGAAGGGGAAAAAAcgggagatggagggagaaaaCGGAGATGGGAGGAAGGGAGTCTCTCGGCGCTCAGCTGGCCTCGCctcgggggcggggcaggggggcggggagaaggcgGGGCCGCGGCCGCTCCTCCCCGGCCGGgttgcggcggcggcggcgcggcttGCGCTCGCTCGGCGCTCGGCTGGGGCGGCCTGGCCCACAATGAATGGCCGCCGCGGCTGCCGCTGCTGCTGAGGCGGAGGCCGCGGAGGCCGCGGAGGCGGAGGCCGAGGCCCCGGCGCAGGGGGGCGCGCCCCGGGCCCAGGCCCGGCCCCAGCCGCCGCTGCGGAGCCCGCCGGGAGCCCCCGGAGCGCGGCCACGGCGCAGGTGAGGCGGCTCGCCCCAGGCCCGGTTCCGGCCTCGTCTCGCCGGGGCGGCCCGAGGGCATCCGAGGGCCGGTTGAGGGCTGAGCGGGGAGAGCTGGGGGTGCTCTCCTCCGACAGAAAAGGAGCCAGGTCCGCAACCTGCACTGTCCCCGGACCGGCGAGTGCGAAGAGGCTCGGCCCTTACTAGCGGCCTTGAGCGTCCAGTCCCGGGCCGGGCCGTGGggtttgggggtggtggtgagatCGGGCCCAGACCTCCCCCCACCTCGCTTTCGGCGATGGGGAGGCGCAAGGTTGGGCCGGGGCAGGTGCCGGAGGCCTGGGAAGTTGGAGGGCCCGAGGAGGAAAAGTGAGGAGGCGCCCGGGGaggccgggggttggggggaggggaaggaggagtcGGGCTTTGGGTCGgcggagtgggggaggaggggagagtggCGCGGCCGGAGGGAAACGGCccggagggggggcggggaggggccgaCTCGCAGGTAGTGTCCGGGCGCCGGAGGAGGTGGGTGGGTCAGGTTACAAGCCTGGGGGCGGCTGAGGAGAAGCCCAGGAAGTGGGGCAGGGTGGGTGTGGGCGGAGTTAGTTCGGGTGGGGGCTGATAGGAGATCCCAGAGATGTTTGCAGGGGTCATATGAGGTTAGGGCTTGGAGAGGTGTTGGGCGGGGGGAGGCCAGATACTGGG from Mustela erminea isolate mMusErm1 chromosome 1, mMusErm1.Pri, whole genome shotgun sequence harbors:
- the TRMT1 gene encoding tRNA (guanine(26)-N(2))-dimethyltransferase isoform X2 is translated as MSRARIVLWLRLTLRPACNLYRARFMEEQTQGLRNPGEMENGTEPCGEECASEAQETTVTEGAAKIAFPSANEVFYNPVQEFNRDLTCAVITEFARVQLAAKGIQIKVPGEKDVQKVVVDLSEQEEENAELKEGANLAPGDQPRTAAVGEICEEGLRVLEGLAASGLRSIRFAREVPGLQSVVANDASARAVDLIRRNVQLNGVAHLVHPRQADARMLMYQHQKASERFDVIDLDPYGSPAPFLDAAVQAVSEGGLLCVTCTDMAVLAGNSGETCYSKYGAMALKSRACHEMALRIVLHSLDLRANCYQRFVVPLLSVSADFYVRVFVRVFTGQAKVKASASKQALVFQCVGCGTFHLQRLGKASGASGGRVKFSAACGPPVAPECEHCGQRHQLGGPLWAEPIHDLDFVGRVLEAVSTNPGRFHTTERIRGVLSVITEELPDVPLYYTLDQLSSTIRCSTPSLLQLRSALLHAGFRVSLSHACKNAVKTDAPSSALWDIMRCWEKECPVKRERLSETSPAFRILSVEPRLQANFTIREDANPSSRQRGLKRFQANPEANWGPRPRARPGGKAAGGAMEERRRLHQNKRKEPAEDPVQRAARLKTFPCKRFKEGTCQHGDQCCYSHSSPAPEDTADEDPGDRPETPYQNPPGPGMATGPGVD
- the TRMT1 gene encoding tRNA (guanine(26)-N(2))-dimethyltransferase isoform X3, producing MEEQTQGLRNPGEMENGTEPCGEECASEAQETTVTEGAAKIAFPSANEVFYNPVQEFNRDLTCAVITEFARVQLAAKGIQRGAFSGRASLSPDLCFWVAAVKVPGEKDVQKVVVDLSEQEEENAELKEGANLAPGDQPRTAAVGEICEEGLRVLEGLAASGLRSIRFAREVPGLQSVVANDASARAVDLIRRNVQLNGVAHLVHPRQADARMLMYQHQKASERFDVIDLDPYGSPAPFLDAAVQAVSEGGLLCVTCTDMAVLAGNSGETCYSKYGAMALKSRACHEMALRIVLHSLDLRANCYQRFVVPLLSVSADFYVRVFVRVFTGQAKVKASASKQALVFQCVGCGTFHLQRLGKASGASGGRVKFSAACGPPVAPECEHCGQRHQLGGPLWAEPIHDLDFVGRVLEAVSTNPGRFHTTERIRGVLSVITEELPDVPLYYTLDQLSSTIRCSTPSLLQLRSALLHAGFRVSLSHACKNAVKTDAPSSALWDIMRCWEKECPVKRERLSETSPAFRILSVEPRLQANFTIREDANPSSRQRGLKRFQANPEANWGPRPRARPGGKAAGGAMEERRRLHQNKRKEPAEDPVQRAARLKTFPCKRFKEGTCQHGDQCCYSHSSPAPEDTADEDPGDRPETPYQNPPGPGMATGPGVD
- the TRMT1 gene encoding tRNA (guanine(26)-N(2))-dimethyltransferase isoform X1; the protein is MSRARIVLWLRLTLRPACNLYRARFMEEQTQGLRNPGEMENGTEPCGEECASEAQETTVTEGAAKIAFPSANEVFYNPVQEFNRDLTCAVITEFARVQLAAKGIQRGAFSGRASLSPDLCFWVAAVKVPGEKDVQKVVVDLSEQEEENAELKEGANLAPGDQPRTAAVGEICEEGLRVLEGLAASGLRSIRFAREVPGLQSVVANDASARAVDLIRRNVQLNGVAHLVHPRQADARMLMYQHQKASERFDVIDLDPYGSPAPFLDAAVQAVSEGGLLCVTCTDMAVLAGNSGETCYSKYGAMALKSRACHEMALRIVLHSLDLRANCYQRFVVPLLSVSADFYVRVFVRVFTGQAKVKASASKQALVFQCVGCGTFHLQRLGKASGASGGRVKFSAACGPPVAPECEHCGQRHQLGGPLWAEPIHDLDFVGRVLEAVSTNPGRFHTTERIRGVLSVITEELPDVPLYYTLDQLSSTIRCSTPSLLQLRSALLHAGFRVSLSHACKNAVKTDAPSSALWDIMRCWEKECPVKRERLSETSPAFRILSVEPRLQANFTIREDANPSSRQRGLKRFQANPEANWGPRPRARPGGKAAGGAMEERRRLHQNKRKEPAEDPVQRAARLKTFPCKRFKEGTCQHGDQCCYSHSSPAPEDTADEDPGDRPETPYQNPPGPGMATGPGVD